The sequence TATTAAAGTAAAAGAAGCTATTACATCAGCAGCTAATTATTTAAAAAATAATGTAAATAATCCTTTAGAGAATTTTATTAATTGGAATGGTGAATTTAAAACTACTATAAATGATTTACCTTTTTGGAAAAGTTTTGCTTTTTTGATATTAACAGAAGCTAATAAGATTCGTAGTGCTTCAGGAGTTAATAAAAAGCTAGGGTTTCCTTCTGATTCTTTACATAAATCAATTTTTGTAGAATGGTTAAAAAAAATTGATAAAAACTCTCCTTGGATATTTAGATTAATTTTAATTAGGGATATATTAGAAAACAATTTTCATTTTAATAAAACTGATTATTTAGATTACCAATTTGAAGTATTAAAAATAGCTATTCAGAAATTAAAATTTTATTTTCAAAAATACGGAGAAATTGATTTTATAGAGATAGAAGAATTAACATATTCTTATTTAAAAAATTTATTTAATAAAAAAAATTCTAATAATAATATTTTTATAAAAAAATATTTAAATATATCTCATATATTAATAGATGAATTTCAAGATACAAGTCATAATCAACTAAATTTATTAGAAACATTAACTTTAGAATGGAAAGTTAATGATAAAAAAACTTTATTTTTAGTAGGTGATCCAAATCAATCTATTTATAAATTTCGTAATGCAGATGTAAGTATATTTTCGTATGTAAAAAATAATGGGATAAATAAGATTAAATTGATTCATCTTAAATTAAATTTAAATTTTCGTTCAAACAAATTTTTAATTGAATGGATTAATAATTGTTTTAAAAAATTAATGCCTAATAATGATAGTACATTAGGGCAATTTTTATATGAAAAATCTATTTCATATAAAGAATATGGTGATAATAATCATGTTAAATTTTTGCCTAATATTATTAAAAACAATAATACTCTAGAAAATACACAATCTGAAAATATAGTTATTAATTTAATACGTAAAATTATAAAATCTAAGCAAAGAAACAATTCAACTGTATTATTAGTAAGATCACGTAATCATGTTTTAAATTTAATTAAACGTTTTGATAAAGAAAATATTCCATATCAAGCAATTGATATTATTCCTTTAAATAGCAAAGCAGTAATTTCTGACTTACTCCAAATAATAAAAGCTATACTTCATCCTAGTGATAGATTAGCATGGCTGTCATTATTAAGATCTCCTTTTTGCGGTTTAAGTTTAAATACTCTACATAAATTATTTGGCATATATGATGATTTATCAATACCATATATAATGAAATTTATTGTTTTAAAAGGAGATTGGTTTTTTATACAAAATGACAATAATTTGTTAAAGATGTGTATATGTGATATTAACAAAATAGAAATAGAAACATATTGTCAATGTCAAAGTCAAGGTATTCTATTAGATGAATATTTGCGTATTAAGCACATTGCAAATGCTATGATAAAAAATGAATTTAGTTATAACTCTTTTACATATGAATTAATGAAAATTTGGAATCAATTGGGAGGTCAATATGCTTATTTTAATGATACAACTCAAGATGTTCAGAATTTTTTTCAAATTATAGATGAAACTACTACAGATAATAATATTGATATAGATTTAATAGAAGAGCAAATAAAAAATAGTTATTCATCAATAATTAAAAAAAATAATAATGAATTTTATATAGAAATAATGACTATACATAAATCTAAAGGATTAGAATTTGATAATGTTATACTATATGATATTCATAAAACATCTATAAATGATAGAGAACCTTTGTTTAGGTTTGATAAAAATTATTATGATAATTTAACATTGTTTAGTTCTATTAAAAGTATTGATGATAAATATCAAAATCCGATATTTTTATATTTAAAAAAAAGAGATGAAATAAAATATCAATATGAACTTAATAGATTAGTATATGTAGCATGCACAAGATCTAAAAATAGTATATATTTTATAGGAAATATATACTATGATAAAAATAACAAAATTAAAAAACCAAATAAAAAAAGTTTTTTATATATTTTATGGGAAAGTTTAGAACATTATCAATATTTTTTAGATGATAATAATTATTATAAAATTGATGATAAATATGAAGATAATTCATACATATCAAGATTTAGTATTGAATCTATAAAATATTTAATGCAAAAAAATGAAGATATTTTTTTTAAAAACAATAATATTTTCATGAATGAAAATTTATTTAATATAGAAATAGATTCTATAACTCATAAATGGTTGCACATTATAGAACAAAATCCTGAAATGTGGAATATATTAAAAATTGAATCTTTATATCAAAATATACAAAAAGACTTAATTCGGAGTAATATATTTTCAGCAAATGATTTAGATAATAATACTTGTTTAATTACTAAAATAATGTCTAATACAATAAATAATAAATATTGGAAACAATTATTAACAAATTTTAAATTTTTAAATAATATTTCATTTTTGCATCATACAGGAAAATTAATAAAAATAGATATTTTATTATATAAAGAAAATAATGAATTACTGATAATTAATTATCACATAACTCACTTTATTGAAAAATTAGATCTAAAATCTTTGCAAAAAGAAATTGATAAAAAAAATAAATCAGAATTCTTTGATTATTATAAAGTAGTAAAAGAGTTATATAAACAATATAGCGTAAAATTTGCAATATTTATTCCAACTTTTAATATTTGGATAAAACTATAAATAAATATTATTGGTTTATATTAAAATTTCTGTTAAAATTATGTATGATGAGCATCTTCTCATGATTCTACGATGAACCTGGTCAGATTGGGAACAAAGCAGCCATAATCTTATGAATTAGTGATGAAGTATGGCTCATCTTATATTTTATATTTCTTCAAATAAGTTTTAGATTTTTTCTTCTATTTTTCCGAGATGAATTATTTAGCATTAGCTAGAAAATGGCGTCCTCGCTTTTTTAATCAAGTGATTGGTCAACAACATGTTGTTCAAGCACTAACAAATTCTTTAATACTTAAGAAAATCCATCATGCTTGGCTGTTTAGTGGGACAAGAGGTGTAGGAAAAACTAGTTTTGCTAGAATATTAGCTAAATCTTTAAATTGTGAAATTGATATTAGTCCAATTCCATGTGGAAAATGCCGTTCTTGTATAGAAATTGATGCAGGTTGTTTTATAGATTATATAGAATTAGATGCTGCATCGAACCGTGGAGTTGAAGAAATGACTAAGTTATTAGATAACATTACTTATTTGCCTAGTATTGGTCGTTATAAAATATATGTAATAGATGAAGTTCATATGTTAAGTGGTCATGCATTTAATGCAATGTTAAAAATTTTAGAAGAACCACCTGAATATGTAAAATTTATATTAGCTACTACTGAAATTAATAAAATACCTATTACTATATTGTCTAGATGTTTACAATTTAATCTTAAAAAAATTCCTATTAAATTAATATTTAATTTTTTATCTAAAATTTTTAATAATGAGTCTATTCTATACGAATCAGAGTCATTAGAAATTATTTCAAAAAATGCTAATGGTTCATTGAGAGATGCATTATCTATATCTGATCAAATAATATCATATGCTGGTACAAATAAGGTAACAAAAGAAATGGTATATGATTTATTGGGAATTGCTGAAGATGAAGTTATAGTTAAGATATTAAAATTTATTTTATCAAATGACCTTAAATCAATTTTAAATTTATGTGATGAAATTAATGTTAGATCTCTTTCATTTAATGTAATATTGTCTAATTTTTTAATTTTAATAACTAAAATAGCTATTTTTAAAGAAACATCTTCAAATTTTGAAGATAGCATTTTTTCAATAGAAGATTTGAAATTATTTGCAAATAATATGCATAATGATTTAATACAGTTATTTTATGCTATTTTAATTAATAGTATAGATGAATTGAAATTTGCTCCTACTGAATATTCTGGGTTTATTATGATATGTTTAAGATTGCTATCTATATTAAAAGAAAATAATCAGAATCAATTAGAAAATGATTTAAGTATAAAATCTTTAAATAATGAACATAATATTAATTCAGGTATAGAAGAAAAAAATATTAATGAATTATCTATTAACAATTGGCCTAATATAATTAATAATTTAAATTTAGATGGTTTATCTTTAGAATTAGCTAAACAAAGTGAATTTATTAGTTTCCAAAATGAAATTATTAATATAATGACAGAAATGAAAACCTTTGTTAATAAAGAATCTATTGCAAAATTAGAATTAGCATTAAATCAATATTTTAATGCTAATATTACTTTAAAGGTCAGCTTTGGAAAAACACAAATGACTTCATTTTTGCTTCAAAAAAAAAATGAAAATGATTTATTAAAAAAAGCTGAAAAATCTATTTTAGAAGATGATTATGTTCAAAATTTAATTTTGAAATTAGATAGTAAAATAGTTGACAATAGTATCAAAAATATAAAAAATTAACATTATTTAATATAACAAGGATTATAAAATATTATGAAAAATCAAATTGCTGGTTTCATGAAGCAAGCTCAACAAATGCAAGATAATTTACAAAAAGCAAAAGATGATCTATCAAATTTACAAGTTGAAGGCATATCTGGAGGTGGATTAATTAAAACTATAATTAGTTGTAATTATGATGTAAAAAAAATCGAAATCGATGAAAGTTTATTAAATG comes from Candidatus Kinetoplastibacterium sorsogonicusi and encodes:
- a CDS encoding UvrD-helicase domain-containing protein — protein: MLKTYNLDQILDIDNRNHSLDVYKSFLIQAPAGSGKTELLVNRILSLLTIVNTPEEILAITFTKKAASEMHERIIFKLNQAASQYDSSNLAFKVLQRSKILNWDLLNNTSKLSIKTFDAFCVDILSKLQIYFESNFHIKITNYPDKYYVQVANSILNMIDQKASIRKLLLHIDLNLSLFKHHIIYMLKTRDQWISLIKNGYKKNLLKSSFIKSIELDLCFIKHNICDMDIKVKEAITSAANYLKNNVNNPLENFINWNGEFKTTINDLPFWKSFAFLILTEANKIRSASGVNKKLGFPSDSLHKSIFVEWLKKIDKNSPWIFRLILIRDILENNFHFNKTDYLDYQFEVLKIAIQKLKFYFQKYGEIDFIEIEELTYSYLKNLFNKKNSNNNIFIKKYLNISHILIDEFQDTSHNQLNLLETLTLEWKVNDKKTLFLVGDPNQSIYKFRNADVSIFSYVKNNGINKIKLIHLKLNLNFRSNKFLIEWINNCFKKLMPNNDSTLGQFLYEKSISYKEYGDNNHVKFLPNIIKNNNTLENTQSENIVINLIRKIIKSKQRNNSTVLLVRSRNHVLNLIKRFDKENIPYQAIDIIPLNSKAVISDLLQIIKAILHPSDRLAWLSLLRSPFCGLSLNTLHKLFGIYDDLSIPYIMKFIVLKGDWFFIQNDNNLLKMCICDINKIEIETYCQCQSQGILLDEYLRIKHIANAMIKNEFSYNSFTYELMKIWNQLGGQYAYFNDTTQDVQNFFQIIDETTTDNNIDIDLIEEQIKNSYSSIIKKNNNEFYIEIMTIHKSKGLEFDNVILYDIHKTSINDREPLFRFDKNYYDNLTLFSSIKSIDDKYQNPIFLYLKKRDEIKYQYELNRLVYVACTRSKNSIYFIGNIYYDKNNKIKKPNKKSFLYILWESLEHYQYFLDDNNYYKIDDKYEDNSYISRFSIESIKYLMQKNEDIFFKNNNIFMNENLFNIEIDSITHKWLHIIEQNPEMWNILKIESLYQNIQKDLIRSNIFSANDLDNNTCLITKIMSNTINNKYWKQLLTNFKFLNNISFLHHTGKLIKIDILLYKENNELLIINYHITHFIEKLDLKSLQKEIDKKNKSEFFDYYKVVKELYKQYSVKFAIFIPTFNIWIKL
- a CDS encoding YbaB/EbfC family nucleoid-associated protein, encoding MMKNQIAGFMKQAQQMQDNLQKAKDDLSNLQVEGISGGGLIKTIISCNYDVKKIEIDESLLNEDKDILEDLIVASLNDALKKVELKSQEKMSSITGGLPIPPGFKFPF
- the dnaX gene encoding DNA polymerase III subunit gamma/tau; translated protein: MNYLALARKWRPRFFNQVIGQQHVVQALTNSLILKKIHHAWLFSGTRGVGKTSFARILAKSLNCEIDISPIPCGKCRSCIEIDAGCFIDYIELDAASNRGVEEMTKLLDNITYLPSIGRYKIYVIDEVHMLSGHAFNAMLKILEEPPEYVKFILATTEINKIPITILSRCLQFNLKKIPIKLIFNFLSKIFNNESILYESESLEIISKNANGSLRDALSISDQIISYAGTNKVTKEMVYDLLGIAEDEVIVKILKFILSNDLKSILNLCDEINVRSLSFNVILSNFLILITKIAIFKETSSNFEDSIFSIEDLKLFANNMHNDLIQLFYAILINSIDELKFAPTEYSGFIMICLRLLSILKENNQNQLENDLSIKSLNNEHNINSGIEEKNINELSINNWPNIINNLNLDGLSLELAKQSEFISFQNEIINIMTEMKTFVNKESIAKLELALNQYFNANITLKVSFGKTQMTSFLLQKKNENDLLKKAEKSILEDDYVQNLILKLDSKIVDNSIKNIKN